The stretch of DNA TGCACGCCGCGCGCCGGGCCGGCGCGGACACACTGGTGCTCTGTGACACCAATGGCGGCGCGTTCCCGGGTGACGTGGCCCGGATCACGGCGGCGGCGGCGGCCGGGCTGGATGTGCCGCCCGGCATCCATTGCCACAACGACGGCGGCATGGCGGTCGCTTCGTCCCTGATGGCCGTTCAAGCGGGGGCCAGGCATGTGCAGGGTACGATCAACGGCATCGGCGAACGGTGCGGCAATGCGTCGCTGGCCTGTCTGACGGCCAATTTGCAGGGCAAGGGGGGCTACCGCTGTCTGCCGGAGCTTGCCCGGCTCACGCACGCCGCCCGCCAGATTGCCGAGGTGGCGAACGTGATCATCCCGGACGGCGCGCCCTATGTGGGCGCCGGCGCGTTTGCGCACAAGGCCGGGATGCACCTCGACGGCGTGGCCAAACTGCCGGCTACCTTTGAGCACATTGACCCGGCGCTGGTGGGCAACCGCCGCCGGATGCTGACTTCGGAGATGGCCGGGCGGGCGGCGCTGCTGCCGCGGCTGCAGGCCTACGACGCCTCCGTGACCCGGGACAGCCCGACGCTGCTGGCCGCACTGCGCCGGCTCAAAGAGAAAGAACACGAGGGGTACCAATACGAGGCGGCGGAGGCCAGTTTCGATCTTGTGCTGCGCCGGTTGACCGGTATGTACCGGCCGTGTTTTGAACTGCTTCACTTCAAGATCATCGGAGAACACCGCCCACACCTCTCCGCCACCGCGGTCATCAAGATTCGGGTGGGGGAGCGGGAAGAGATTTCAGCGGCTGAGGGGAACGGACCGGTACACGCGCTCGACCGCGCGCTGCGCCGCGCGTTAGAGGTGTTCTATCCGCAGGTGGCGGGCATCAGGCTGATCGACTACAAGGTGCGTGTGCTGGATGCCGCCGAGGCCACAGACGCGCGGGTGCGGGTGCTTATTACTTCGACCGACGGCCGGGAGGTCTGGACCACAGTGGGCGTCTCCCAAGACATCATCCGCGCCAGTTTTGAGGCCTTGGCGGATTCGATGGAGTATCATTGCCATCAGGGGATATAGGAACGGGGATTTTTTTGTAAAACACAAAGGTGTTTTGTTGAGACCTTGGCGGATTCGATGGAGTGTTATTGTCAAGGGGATGTAGGAACGAAGGTTTTTTGTGAAATACAAAAGTGTTTGAGGTGGTGAGACCGTGGGGATGACGGCGACACAGAAGATTTTGGCGGCTCATGCGGGACGGGAGGCGGTGGCGGAGGGCGAGCTGCTCACCATGCCCGTCGATCTGGTACTC from Oscillospiraceae bacterium encodes:
- the cimA gene encoding citramalate synthase, yielding MNEKIMILDTTLRDGAQAPGVSFSVADKIDVVCTLDELGVDYIEAGNPASNPKDMDFYARMRGRTLRHARLAAFGATRRKHMTAARDDHLAALLAAETPVVVIFGKTWKLHLSTVLACSEAENLAMIADTVSFLKAQGREVIYDAEHFFDGYRDDPDYAMETLHAARRAGADTLVLCDTNGGAFPGDVARITAAAAAGLDVPPGIHCHNDGGMAVASSLMAVQAGARHVQGTINGIGERCGNASLACLTANLQGKGGYRCLPELARLTHAARQIAEVANVIIPDGAPYVGAGAFAHKAGMHLDGVAKLPATFEHIDPALVGNRRRMLTSEMAGRAALLPRLQAYDASVTRDSPTLLAALRRLKEKEHEGYQYEAAEASFDLVLRRLTGMYRPCFELLHFKIIGEHRPHLSATAVIKIRVGEREEISAAEGNGPVHALDRALRRALEVFYPQVAGIRLIDYKVRVLDAAEATDARVRVLITSTDGREVWTTVGVSQDIIRASFEALADSMEYHCHQGI